Genomic window (Bradyrhizobium sp. 186):
GTCTGCATACCTACACCATGGGAGGTTGGGGTGCGCCCGTCCCATCCAGAGGTCGAAAGTGTAGTGCAGGAAAAGGTTGGATAATATAGGGCTAATCACGCCACCCTGAGGGGTGCCGCGGGTTCGCTCGATAATTATTCCATCCTTGTCCATAGGTACCGTCAGCCATCGTTCGATGTAGAGCAGCGCCCACTTGCACGTCACGTGCTTCCGGACAGCCCGTAGCAAAAGTTCGTGGTCGATGTTGTCGAACAGACCTTTGATGTCGAACTCGAGAACCCAGTCGTATTTCCAGCACCGCTTGCGCGTGACGCCGATAGCATCGAGTGCCGATTTTCTCGGCCGATAGCCATAGGAGTCTGCCAAAAATATTGGGTCCAAGTCCGGCTCAATGAGTTGTTTGACAACCATCTGGGCCACTCGATCCGCTACGGTTGGCACACCTAAAATCCTCTGGCCTCCAGCCTTTTTGGGAATGGAGACGGCGCGCACCGGTGGAGGAAAGTAGCTTCCCGAGCTCATCCGATTCCAAAGCTTGTAGAGATTGTTCTGCAAGTCGGAGTCGAACTGCTCGATCGTCTGTCCATCCACACCGGCCGAACCCGCATTGGATTTGACCGCTTTGTAAGCGTCGTACACACGTTTCTTATCGATATGAAACGGCTTGTTTGTCGTGATCGTCGTCGTCATCCTGTTTCCAGTTGGTACGTCAATACGATTTGTCCTGACCCGACCCCTTTGCTCCGGCCCGATTACGGGGCCTTCACCGCTAGTACGGGTCGGTCCGCCCCAGGCCCTGGCTTCGGTACTCTCGCCTCGCAGTTTTGGCCGCTTCAGCTTCTCCCTTGGCATCCAGGGACTGGTTCCTGCAGTTCCACACGAAAGCCTGCATCCGCTTCACGCCCCCTATACGCCGACTGCTATCTGCCCAGTAACCAGGTAACCGACAGATTTATCCCAGAGGATGCGAGCGCCTCTGGTTTTGGCAGTGTCTAAAGCCTTTCGGCGCGTCACCGAGGGTTTGCTCACGCTCGTCTCTCGAATGCTCACCTGCCCGAATTTCATTCGGACTTTTGATCCAACGCTCACCACCACGCCTTTTGAACGCAGCAGCTTGGACTGGTTTGGGACCTGCTCCTGAAAGCCGATCCCGAGGGGCCCGCCCTCATCTTTCGCGCAGCTTATCCCCACGGTCAGTTGTTCACTGCAAACCCCCTTCCGTGTGCATCTGCAGCACACCTCGCATTGAGCTCGTCAGGCGGCCGGGTTGGGACGGGTTGGAGTGGCGGCGGCGCTGGTGGCAAGATGATAAGGCGCGGATCATCGAGAAGACGTTGGCGCCAGCGGCGAAGGTGATAGAGGCTAAGGCGATGGACAACATGCTCACGTGCTGGAGCGAGTTCACCCGCGTGATCCGCGACGGCCGCGTCTGCCTTTGAATAGCGCCGCCTGGGATCACGATGTGTTATTCGGGAATGAACAACGATTGGAGACGCCACACCTCCCAGATATGGGAGTGGCCAGAAGGAGTTCAATGCCTCGTCCGGCGTGAAGAAGGTCTCGCTGGCGGACCTGATCGTTCTCGGCGGCACCGCAGCGGTCGAGAAGACCGCCAAGGACGCCGGCGTCAACGTGAAGGTCGGCGAAAATGTCCGTGGCTGTACTGCACGCCAACGACGGTGTTACAGCTCAAGATCCTTCGAGAAGCAAATTGTCCATCAGTAGCTTGAAACGCAGGCTTGAGCGTCCGCGTATGACTTGATTCGCATAAGCTTCAGCTTTGCTGGCGACTTTGCTGTTGCGGTGGACGGAACCGCTCACTGCAGCTGTGGGGCTTCGCCGGAAGTAGCCCACGACGGGCTTTACGCACGAGCCAAGCCTCGAGCGCCTCGGCGGCCCTGCACCCGGGCCCAACGAACAGATCGAGTCGCCGGCGGCCGTTGGCCGAGGCGACCCATTCCCGCAGCAATGCAGTGTCGCCAAACAGGGTTGGCTCGATCGTGAGCACATAGAAACGGGCCATGTTCCGGGCCGGATCGCAAGGTTCGAGCGCGAGGTATTGCACCGTGCAGTTCGGACATGTGTCAGAATCTTATTACTGAATCGTCAGGTTGCGAGTCGCGGTCGAATCGACTAGAGAACCATTCGCGCATACGCCGAATGGCTGCAACGTCGCGAGTGTCGTCGAGTGCAATAGTATCCGCAATGAAAGCGTCGGCGGATTTCGCCTCCATGTTCAGGTCGGAAAGAATTCCCGCCGGAAAGTCCTTAAGGTTTTCCGTTATGATCATTGCGGCTTGCGTCTTGGCGGCCGCAGCGACAACGTTGTGATCGCCGGGATCGAGCAGACCCGCCGCGACCGGCAAGAAGTTGTCAAAATCTGTAACATGGCGTCTTCGAAGGCAGCTTCCATGCTGGCGCGCGCGCCCGTTCCGCGCGCCCCGTTGCATCGTCAAAGCCTTTGCCGCTCAAGATTTCCTCGATAGCTGCTTCGGTCTCGTCCAGGACGCGGCTCGACCAGCGGAGACAAAAAAATTCTGCCTCGGCCAGGGAGAGCAGCAGGTTCCATTTAAGCGCGCTCGCAAGCCGCTCCTGGCCAATTCGCAGCACGTGCGGCGCGATTCTTCATACGGCTGCGCTGAAGCCCCGCAAGCGGGCTTCCCCTTACCGGGTTGCCATCTCCGGATTGATCGTCGTCGCACCCATTGTGCTCGGATTCTGCTCATGGAGCGGCGGACCGTTTCAAGGGAGGCCGCGCTCGCGTTTTAGCGCCGCGCGAAGCACTATGTATTAAGATGATCCTTCGTTCCCTCGAAGGAGCCCGGGCCAGTAGTGTCCGTCTTTCGTCGGTCGCGGCCCAAAAATGGCCTGGCCAACTCTAATGACGTCAGCCCCCTCTTCGATTGCCATCTCGAAGTCGCTTGTCATACCCATAGAGAGCAGGTTAAGTCGCGGCGATATCCTATCGCGTAGCGCGTCTCGCAACTGCCGCAGCAACTTGAAACACCCGCGAACCTTGTCGGCGTCACGACTGAAGATTGCGAGAGTCATAAAGCCGCGAGGAATCAGGGCCGGATAGTCGGGAAGCCGACGCACAAAGTCACCCACTTCGTTCGGCGAGAGACCGTATTTGCTCACCTCACCGGAGGTGTTGACCTGGACGAATACGTCGAGACGTCTACTTTCGGCGCCGAGCCGGGTCTGGAGCGCATCAGCCAATCGTATGCTGTCCAGCGCGTGAAACTCGCTGGCGAATTTGATCATCGAATTCACTTTGTTTGTCTGGAGGTGGCCGATGATACTCCAGTTCAGCGACAGATCGGCGAGATCTCGAGCCTTGCCCTCGGCTTCCTGAACCTTGTTTTCCCCAAAGTTAGAGAGGCCGAGTTCGGACGCGATACGGATGACGACGGTTGGCACCGTCTTGCTAACGGGCAACAGTCGAACTTCCGAGCGGCGACGGCCTGCCCGCACGCAAGCCGTCTTTATCCGTTGTTCAAGCTCATCGAGATTGGAGCGAAAAAGCGAGCGCGGATCATTCGTGAACCTCTCGTTGTCTATTTCTGACATCGTCCGCTCCCTGCTGGTCCCTCACTCTACTCTTCAGTGAGCGAGAGATCACGACATGCTGAATTTCGGTCGTTCCGTCCAGATATTGGGCCGTCTTTGCCGTGGTCACGTGACGCGCTATCGGCGTCTGGGTCAAAAGCGCTCTCGCGCCAATCGATTGCATACACTGTATGATGCCGTTCATTGCGGCTCTCGTGGCGAACTTTTTCGCGTGGGCGGCGTCAACTCTAGCGCGCTCACCGCGATCGAGCTTGGATGCCGCAGCAGAGAACAACAGCCGCGCGGCGTGAAGGTCCGTCGCGACGTCACCAGCAGCCATTGCAGCCCTGAAAATCGATGGTTTTCGAACCAAAGTCGGTCCGGCCGTTCGTGGCCGCCAGCGCGCAATCGAGCAAGGCCTCCATCATTCCACAGCACAGGGCTGCGACGAGCGTTCGGGCGACGTCGACACCGGCCATGGCACGTTTGAAGCCGTCGCCCGGAGGAAAGAGCACTGCAGCCTCGTCTACGGGGCAATCCGACAGTTCGATCCCAGCGAGCCCCATGGCCTGACACCCGACTAGATCGTACGGCGGCGTCACCGACAAGCCCGCAGATCGTCCCTCCGCCAGAAAGCCCGCAATGCCGAACGCGCACGCATGGCCAGTATCCGCCCAGGGTAGGCGAGGCTACCCTGCACCGTGCGTTTGCTGGCGTGCCGATTCTGCGCCATCTCGCGGGTGGCGCGTTCGTCGAAATACTTCTTGCCTTGGAGCTCTTGTTGCCTGGACCGTCTCTCCTCTTTACTGGGCCGCGAAGCAACCGGCCCTTGGCCGATTAAAAGCTCACTCCGCGGGGCGGGCGGCTGCGACGCCGTTCCCCTCCGCGACGTCGAGTGCCGCAAGGGCCTTCGGCTTGCGCAAACGCACGTAGACCTGCGCCGCCAGAAGCGTCACGCACAGGAACAGAAAGAACGCGCTGATCGGCCGCTCGACGAAAATCATGACGTCACCGCGCGAGACCAGCAGCGAACGGCGGAAGTTCTCTTCCAGGCGTGGCCCGAGGACGAAGCCGAGCAGGATCGAGGCCGGGTGGAAATCGAGCAGCAGGAGCAGATAGCCGACCATCCCGACGACGACGGTCTCGCCGACCTGGAACATGTCGTTGTTGGTCGAGTAGACGCCGATCGCGACGAAGAACAACGCACTTGGATAGAGATATTTGTAAGGAATCATCAGGAGCTTCACCCAGAGCCCGATCAGCGGGACGTTGAGCAAGACCAGCATGACGTTGCCGATCCAGAAGCTCGCGATCAGACCCCAGAAAATGGCGGGGTGCTCTTTGATCAGTTGAGGACCGGGCACGATGCCCTGGATCATCAGCGCACCCAGTATCAGAGCCATGACTGCGTCCCCGGGAATGCCAAGGCTCATAGTCGGGATGAAGTCGCCCTGTACCGACGAATACGTCGATGCCTCTGGACAACCGACGCCTTCGATCATACCGGTGCCGAACTTCTCCGGCGTTTTCGAAACCTTTTTCTCGGCCGCGTAGGAGATAAAGGAAGCGATCGTTGGTCCAGTTCCCGGAATGAGCGAGCAAAGGCTCCCGATGATGGTGCCGCGCAACATCGCGGGGATGGAGCGGCGGAGTTCGTCGCGCGACGGGCGCAGATCGCGCAGACCGACCTTCGAATAGCGCGTGTTCACCTCGGAGTATTGGCTCACGCTCTTCATGAACTCGGCGATACCAAATAGACCGAGAGCGAGTCCGACGAGTTCGATCCCGTCAAGGAGATTCGGGATGCCGACCGTAAAGCGCTCCGAGCCGGTCTCGACATCCGTTCCCACGATTCCTAGAAACAGGCCGAGCAACGTCATGGCGATGCCTTTGAGAGGCGAGCCTTTCGCCAGCGTCGAACCGGCGAGCAGGCCCAGAAGCATCAGCGAGCATATTTCAGTTGGACCGAACTCCAGCGCGACTTTCACCAGCACCGGAGCTAGAAAGATCATTTCCAGGATGCCCCAGGAAGCGCCGACGAACGACGATAGGACCGTGATGCCGAGCGCCGCGCCGCCGCGGCCCTGCTTCGTTAGCGGAAACCCGTCGAGGCACGTCACCGCGTGCGGCGGATGGCACGGCAAGTTGAGCAGGATCGAACAAATCGCGCCGCCGTATTGCGCCCCATAGAACACTCCTGACAGCATCAGGATGGCGCCGACCGGCTTAATGCCGAAGGTCAGCGGCAGCAGCACTGAGATTGTGGCGAGCGGCCCCATTCCCGGCAGGACGCCCACCATGTTACCGACAAGGACGCCGACGAAACACCACATGAAATTCTGCGGCTCGAAAGCGACGCCGAAGCCGTACCAGAGATCGGAAAGCGCACTCGCGAACATCTAAAACCCCCAACGGTACAGCGGGAAAGGAACCTTCAGCACGTAGGAAAAGAGGAGACAGCCGACGACCGCGACGACTGCGGCCAGGACGGCCGAGCCTTTCAGGGTGGCGGTCCTGTCGCCCAGCGCGGAAACGAAGACGCACATGAAGGTGGCCGCGGCCATGCCGAAATAGAGGCCGAAGAGGACGAACATCAGAGGACCCGCGAGGATGCAGGCCCAGCCGCGCCATTCCATCGCTGCGGGCAATATGCGCTCTCCCTCTTCGAGAGGCGTCGCCAACCCGGTGATGAAGATCAAAGCTCCGACGAGAACCATCAAGACACCGAGCATGAACGGAAACATGCCCGGTCCCATGTGCGCGAAGGTCCCGAGCGTATAGGTCGTCGCGTTGAGACCGATCCCGGCGCCCAGCAGCACCATGAGCAGCCCGGCGTAGAAGTCCTTCTTTCGCAGCATGATCGGCATCTCGGCACCTCTATGCGGTTTTGGTCGCTATCACGACAAGCGCCGATGCCGGTTCGGAAGACACCTGCGTCAGCTTGTGCGGAATCGTGGAGTCGAACTGGATGCAATCGCCCGGATTCAGTGTCTCCTTGCGCTTTCCGATGACGAGCTCGATCCGGCCGGTGAGGATGAACAGGATTTCCTCACCTTCGTGGTGACTCATGATGCGACCGCGTTTCGCCGTCTTGGTCGGTCGCACGATAAAGGCGCGCATCGTGCGTTCGGGAGCCAGTCCGGCGACTAGCGACAGGTGCGTGTCGACGTCGCCCGCCTTCCCGTTCTTCGCGCGGACAATCGTGATCGGGTCGTGGTCGTCCGGCTGGCCGTAGAAGCGGTCTAAGGTCGTTCCGAGAGCCTCGGCGATCTTGAGCGCGGAACCTATCGACGGAGAGGAGAGCCCGCGTTCCAGCTTGGAAAGATAGCTGCGGGTCAGACCGGAATCGGCGGCAAGCTGCTCCAGCGTCATGCCGCTCTGCACGCGGAGGAATTTGAGGTTGAGTGTCATTGCGCTCGGCTCTTTTCCGAAGTTATTGCCTGCATCGATCTCGCACCAAACCACTGACAGTTCAAACCGTGGAACGGGACCCCGACTGATCACAGATCCAGCACCAGCCTTTGTCCGGCGCAATCGCCCACGCAGACGATGAGCTCATTCTGCCGCTCGGCAATTGAAAGCACGCGATCGCGATGGATGGGCGGCCCCTCGGTCCAGCGCGTGCGGCAGGCGCCACAGATGCCGCCGCCGCAGGACACGGGGACCTCGACGCCGAGCGCGTCGAGCGTTCCGAGAAGACCAACATCTGGTGTGACAGTCGCGAGCTTCTGGCTCGCCGACAGATAGAGCTCGTAGGGAGGCACGTCGCTCCGGGCGATGACCTTGGGCGGGGTGAACATCTCGATGTGTTTGCGCTCTTCCGGCCAGGCCGAGACGGCATCTTCGAAAGCCTTCAGCATCGCTGCGGGTCCGCAGCAAGCCGCCAGACCAGATCCGGCGAATTCCCCGACAATTGCGGCGATGACGGGCTTGGCCTGCGCGGTCGTGTCGTAGAGGCGGATACGGCCTGCTTCGATTGCCGGCGCGATCATGTCGGTCAGGACCGGTCGTCCGCGGCTGGTCCAGTGCAGCACGTAGTTCGAGCGCCCTCGGCGCTCGAGATGCCGAATTGCGGAGATGAACGGGGTTACACCGATGCCTCCCGCGAGGAATACGTTCGTTCCCTCCTGGTCCAGTGCGATCCCGCCGCGCGGCAGCGAGACCGAAATCGGCTGTCCCACCTCCACCAGGTCGTGCAGGAAGTTCGAGCCGCCGCGGCCTTCGCGTTCGCGCTTCACTGCGATCACGTAGCGCCGATCGTCGTACGGGTCATTGCAGAGCGAATAGGTCCGGACGAGACCCTGGCCCAGGTGAACGTCGATGTGCGCCCCCGGCCGAAACGGTGGCAGCTCCCAATCGTCCTGGTCGACCAGCGTGAAGCGCTTGGTGTCGTTGCCGAGATCCTCTACTTTCGAGACAACGGTGGAGACCGTCTTTATCGCCTTCGCCATCTAGATCGGCCTCACGGCGTCGCCTACGCGCAGCGTGCCCCCCGCGATGATCTTGCAGTTCAGCCCCGACCGGTTGATCAACGGATCGAAGACCGACTTGCCGAGTATCTCCTCGATGTGCCGGCACGGCGTCGAAAGACGGGTCGCCTCGACAATCGCTTCTCCGAGCCGGAAGCGACGGCCGACGAGATGATTCAGCGGGACACCTTCGACGGTCACGTTGCGGCGATGTTCCTCGGGCAGCAACTCGATCTTGTGGTCGCGTTGCAGGGCCTCGAGCGTCTCCATCTCGAACAGGGTGACCTGCCGTCCCTCCTCCGGCTTGTGGGAGTAGAATCCTGTTTCGTGGCCGACGAAATATCGATCGCCCTCGATGCCGCGTCCAGCGACGAGCTCGAGCGAGGGAAACGAGCGCATCGGCAAAAAGGCGCGCGGGGTCTTGTGCAGGTAGCGCACGACGCCCTGCCAAGACATCGTGACCTCGGGCTCCTCGATTGCGATCGCGTCCATCGTGTTCTCTCCCTGGGCCTTAATCCGAACTGGCTTCATCGTGAAGCGGCGAGCGATTTATCGAGCGTCTGGCGCACGTCCGAGCGCACCTCGATGACGACCGGTCCCTTGGTCGTCATCGCCTCCGCGACCGTCGCCGGGGCACGTTCCGCGTCCTCGATGACGAAGCCCGTCGCGCCGAAGGCGCGTGCCAAAGCGGCAAAGTCGGGATTCGACAGATCCGTGCCATACGGACGGTCGGGAAAAGCCCGCTCCTGGTGCGACCGGATGGTCCCGTAGGACCGGTTATTGGATACGACGATCTTGAGGTTCGCGCCTCTGGCGACGGCCGTCGCAAGCTCGTTGCCCGTCATCAGGAAGCCGCCGTCTCCGCAGAAGGCGACCACTTGCCGCCCCGGAAAACGAAGGCTTGCGGCGAGCCCGGACGGGACTCCGCTGCCCATCGCCCCGCAAGCCGAGCCGAGCAGCCGCGCGGTCGGCTCGAGGCTGAAGATGCGATGGACCCATCCGGCGAAATTGCCGGAGTCGGTCGTGACGATGCCATCGGGCCTGAAGTGCGCAGCGATGGCCGCCACCGCATGACCGAAGACGTCCGCCGATGGTACGCCGAACCGAGGCCAACCATGCGTGGCCGTCCGCGCCGCGGCAGCCGCGTGAAGCCACGCGGTGCGGTCCCGCGCCGTCGCGGGCGCGGCGAGCATGGCCGACACGAACGCGTGCGATCCGGATACGACCGCCACGTCGGTCCGAACGCGCTTTCCGATCGCATCGGGATCCGGATAGACGTGGACCAGCGGCTGGCGCGGTTTGGCCTGTCTCGGAAATGCGAAGCCAAGCGAGGACAGATCGCCCAGACGCGTTCCGACGGCAACGACGAGGTCGGCGCGTTCGAGCAGTTTCACATGGGGCTCGGACGTGAAGAACCCGAACTGACCGGCCCACAGCGGGTGAGAGTTCGGGAATTGGTCCTGCATCTTGTTCATGGTGGCGACCGGGACGTTCCATTTCTCGGAAAACGCGACAAGATCTTCGCGGAACGATGCCGTCCGGCATTCGCCACCGACCAGCAGGATCGGCCGCTCCGCGGCCGACAACGCCGCCGTCGCCTGTTCGATCGCCGCAGCGCCCGGCTCCGGACGCACAGCCCCATTGGCTGTGGCCGCAAATCCCTCGGCCGTGTCCTCAAGGAGATCTTCCGGCAGTTCGATGGCGACGGGACCGGGCGTTCCCGCATTGGCCACCGCGAACGCGCGGGCCATCATCTCCGGAACGAGATCCGCCGAGTTCAGACGCACGGACCACTTCAGCACGCCATTGAACGAACGACCACAGTCGATCTCCTGCACGGCGTCGCGCGCAAGGTTCGGACGGTCGACTTGACCGACCAGCATCACCAGCGGAATCGCCTCCTGCGCCGCGACGTGCAGTCCAAGCGCGGCGTTGAAGGCGCCCGGACCACGGCTCGCCATCACGACGCCGGCGCGGCCGGTGAGCTTGGCGTCGGCTACGGCCGCGAGGCTCGCGCTACCCTCGTGGCGGCAGGTCACCAGGTCGAAATCGTTTCGATCGCGCAGTGCGTCCAGCAGGGCCAGGAAGCTCTCCCCCGGCACACCGAACGCCCGGTCGACCTCATGGGCGACGAGGCTGTCCACGACGAGTTCGGCGACGCGATAGCTCATGCGACGCTCCCGTCCTGCCTGATGGTCAGGATCTCGCGGGCGACGTGCAGCGGCGCCTCCGTCCGATCGCGCAGCGCCTCGATCGTAAGGCCGTCGAGCAGCGCTCGGACCGCCAGTCCTCCCTCGGCCACGTCGATGATGGCGAGGCTGGTGAAGATGCGGGTCACCACTCTGCGTGCGGTGAGTGGATACCCGCATCGCTCCACGATGCGGGAGCGGCCATCCTTCGTGGTGTGGTCCATCATCACCCAGATCGACTTGGCGCCGACCGCCAGATCGATGGCTCCGCCGATACCGGGCGGAGACCCGTTGTCGCCGGTGGTCCAGTTGGCGAGGTCGCCCTCCTTGGAGACCTGAAATGCGCCGAGCACGGCGACGTCGAGATGGCCGCCCCGCATCATCGCGAACGAGAGGCTGGAGTCGAAGTAAGAACCGCCCGTCCGCAAGGAAATCGGCATCTTTCCGGCGTTGATGAGGTCCCAGTCCTCCTCGCCGGCTGCAGGCTTCGGGCCAACGTTAAGGATACCGTTCTCACTGTGAAGGATCACGCCCGAACCGGCCGGCAGGTAATCGGCCACATGCGTCGGAGCGCCGATGCCGAGGTTCACAAATCCTTCCTCGGGAAGATGCAACGCGACCATGCGCGCCAGCGCGTCACGTGAAAGCGGGGTCATCGGGAGCTCCTTGCGAAAACGCGATCGACGAAGATGCATGGAGTGACTATGGCTTCCGGATCCAAATCGCCGACCTCGACCACGCGGTCGACTTCCACGGCGACCGTCCGGCCGGCGGTCGCCATGACCGCGCAGTGGTTGCGCGCCGTCTTGTTGTAGGTGACGTTGCCGAGCGTGTCGGCGAGATGACCTTTGACGAAAGCGAAATCTGCACGAAGCGGTAGCTCAAGAATGAATTCGCGTCCGTCGACGACGATCTTCTCTTTGCCGTCCGCGAACACCGTTCCGACGCCGACGGGAGAAAGGAAGCCGCCGAGACCGGCGCCGCCCGCCCGGATGCGCTCCACCAAGGTGCCCTGTGGAACCAGCTCGAGCTCGACGGTGCCTGCACGATATTGTTCGGCGAACTGCTTGGCGCTCCGCGGATAGGAGCAGACGATCTTGCGAACGATCCTGGCTTCGAACCACAGCGACAGATCGTCCTCCGTGGAGCCGGCGTTGTTCGATATCAGCGTCAGGTCGCGGACGCCGCGGTCGAGCACCGCCTTGACCACTCCGAGCGGAAGACCTGCTCCGCCGAATCCGCCCATCAAGACGGTGTCGCCGTCCTTAATGCCTTCCACGGCGGCCGCCGCGTCCTCAACCACTACGTTGCGCATCGTTTCGTCCGCCGTGTTTGCTACGGGATTGATTTGGGATACGTCGCGGACAGGCCGCGGCCGACCCGGTCGAGCAGCATCTCGTTGGTGCCGTCGGCGTAGGCCGCCATCCGGACCTCGGCGAAATGCATGTTCAGGCGGTGGCCCGCGCCGGCGCCCGACGCGCCCAGGATCCGGACGCACTGATCGATGCCCCAAAGTGTGGTGTCGACAGCGAACTTCTTGGCTTGCGCAGCCAGCGCGACCGGATTTCCCCCGGTCTGTATCTGCTCGGCGGCGCGGAAGACGAGCGCGTTGGCGGCCTCGAGCCGGACCGACACCTCCGCCAGCTCCCAGCGCAGGCCCTGATGCCCGGTCAGCGACTTTCCGAAGGCCTGCCGAGCTTCGCAGTAGTCGACCGCCTCGCACAGTGCCGCATGCAGGGTCGCGACGCACATGGCGGCCACGTGGACGCGGGCCGCGTTGACCGATGCCATAGATGTCTTGAGCGCGGTGCCGGGCGCAGCGATCAGACACCACTCGGGAATGAAGTGGGAGTTGAAGGCCACTTCGGCCAGGCGGAAGGAACGCGCTCCGGGAACGACGATCTCGGTCCGCTTTACCGTATCGGCCTCGCCGACCGGGACATAGAAGCTGGCGATGTCCCCTGCCCCCGCGGCGTCGCCTACACGGGCGAGGACGATCAAACCACCGACCAGCAGGCCGTCCGTCATCCACGCTTTTGTGCCGCTCAGAGCCCAGCCGCCGTCGACCGGAGCGGCCGTCGTGGTAAGAGCGGAGACATCGCTGCCGCCCGCCGGCTCGGTCATGGCCGTCGTCAGGAGAAGCTCCCCGCGTAGCGCGGGCTGCAATAGTCGCTCGATCTGGACCGGCGTCCCGGTCTGGGAAAGTCGCGTCGCTCCGCCTTGGTGATGGTTGAGGCAGAACGCCGCCG
Coding sequences:
- a CDS encoding acyl-CoA dehydrogenase family protein: MGFYHQYDAQLSAEEREHVAKARAFCAGPFSESVFAAHMSGEAFPEKWIAEWAALGMLGLQAKRAHGGLEASYLCKIRVAQEMARHGFAAAFCLNHHQGGATRLSQTGTPVQIERLLQPALRGELLLTTAMTEPAGGSDVSALTTTAAPVDGGWALSGTKAWMTDGLLVGGLIVLARVGDAAGAGDIASFYVPVGEADTVKRTEIVVPGARSFRLAEVAFNSHFIPEWCLIAAPGTALKTSMASVNAARVHVAAMCVATLHAALCEAVDYCEARQAFGKSLTGHQGLRWELAEVSVRLEAANALVFRAAEQIQTGGNPVALAAQAKKFAVDTTLWGIDQCVRILGASGAGAGHRLNMHFAEVRMAAYADGTNEMLLDRVGRGLSATYPKSIP